A region from the Mycobacteriales bacterium genome encodes:
- a CDS encoding chorismate mutase, which produces MTAQTDAALPDLSAEPAPAETDPIALLRARIDALDEGIIRLVAERARLSRQVQSARIAAGGVRLELDRERRVLDSYRGGLGDGGGSIGDAVLRTCRGPL; this is translated from the coding sequence GTGACTGCACAGACAGACGCCGCGCTCCCCGACCTCTCGGCGGAGCCCGCACCGGCGGAGACCGACCCGATCGCCCTGCTCCGGGCCCGCATCGACGCGCTCGACGAGGGCATCATCCGGCTCGTCGCCGAGCGCGCCAGGCTGTCCCGGCAGGTGCAGTCCGCCCGGATCGCCGCCGGCGGGGTCCGGCTCGAGCTCGATCGGGAGCGCCGGGTGCTCGACTCCTACCGCGGCGGCCTCGGTGACGGCGGCGGATCGATCGGCGACGCCGTACTGCGCACCTGCCGGGGGCCGCTATAG
- a CDS encoding DUF4389 domain-containing protein — MTTFFRIFVIIPIAIVLGAVSGQTWQWSSGHTSRVVAAGAGGLLFFGPLLMILFRKKYPRWWFDWNLELQRFSTRLTAFLALMDDQYPSTTDHQSVHLEYDYPDAERDLNRWLPLVKWFLAIPHYIVLAFLDIAVVVVLIITWFAILFTGRYPRGIFTFIEGVLRWHNRVLAYAIVLVTDRYPPFRLSA; from the coding sequence TTGACGACCTTCTTCCGGATATTCGTCATCATCCCGATCGCGATCGTGCTCGGCGCCGTGTCCGGCCAGACGTGGCAATGGTCGTCCGGGCATACGAGCCGGGTGGTCGCTGCAGGAGCGGGCGGCCTGCTCTTCTTCGGCCCGTTACTGATGATTCTCTTCCGCAAGAAGTACCCCCGATGGTGGTTCGACTGGAATCTCGAGCTCCAACGGTTCAGCACCCGCCTCACGGCATTCCTAGCCCTGATGGACGACCAGTATCCGTCCACCACAGATCACCAGTCTGTTCATCTCGAATACGACTACCCCGATGCCGAGCGCGACCTCAACCGGTGGTTGCCACTGGTGAAGTGGTTCCTCGCTATTCCGCATTACATCGTGCTGGCGTTCCTGGATATCGCGGTCGTGGTGGTGCTGATTATCACCTGGTTCGCCATCCTGTTCACCGGTCGGTATCCGCGGGGGATCTTCACCTTCATCGAGGGCGTCCTCCGGTGGCACAACCGGGTCCTCGCCTACGCCATCGTTCTCGTCACCGACCGGTATCCGCCGTTCCGGCTCTCTGCGTGA
- a CDS encoding cobalamin B12-binding domain-containing protein — MSGRIRVVVAKPGLDGHDRGAKVVARALRDAGMEVVYTGLHQTPEQIVATVIQEDADCVGLSVLSGAHMTLFTRVLELLHAQGATDVVVFGGGIIPEGDIPELEKLGVAKVFTPGATTQAIVDWVTEHVGAPAT, encoded by the coding sequence GTGAGCGGTCGGATTCGGGTCGTGGTGGCGAAGCCCGGTCTCGATGGTCACGACCGGGGCGCGAAGGTGGTGGCCCGCGCGCTGCGCGACGCCGGGATGGAGGTCGTCTACACCGGCCTGCACCAGACGCCCGAGCAGATCGTGGCGACGGTCATCCAGGAGGACGCCGACTGCGTCGGGCTCTCGGTGCTCTCCGGCGCGCACATGACACTGTTCACCCGGGTGCTGGAGCTGCTGCATGCGCAGGGCGCCACCGACGTCGTGGTCTTCGGAGGCGGCATCATCCCCGAAGGCGACATCCCCGAGCTGGAGAAGCTAGGTGTGGCCAAAGTCTTCACACCCGGGGCCACCACGCAGGCCATCGTCGACTGGGTGACCGAACACGTCGGGGCGCCCGCGACCTGA
- a CDS encoding phosphodiester glycosidase family protein, with product MRKVAVIAAAATAAIGVLVPSVAGAEGPGGSAAHPSPGAIVGTYKGQDVQCDPPTSPFGQGAIVYQKPGVTVRKFTRTTGTPMYGARATVYGTPRVRPGPLLRGPITFLETLREKFSTSGAYAAINGDFFDWGKTWASLGPEVLRGGRAIKGLSTPQNVMLRGLDGRAATGQLWLTTGISPGKSWVHAQSYNTDFLASNGITLFDKYWGAASRKWLAPTQSPLREAIVSHGKVVSVSNTLTSKAVPPGGYAIVGQGSGARSLDAAGLHVGGPITVDIRMHSTSHTGVDSAIGVGLGLIHKGKYLGPACVADRPLARTLVGVSNGGKTLIMIACEGSIDGGKKGRQGLSLRGASAVMMSMGATDAAMFDGGGSTGMEVAGARGVAQLTIPADDADRHIPEGFAVWPR from the coding sequence ATGCGCAAGGTCGCAGTCATCGCCGCGGCGGCAACGGCCGCTATCGGCGTCCTTGTGCCGAGTGTCGCCGGCGCCGAGGGCCCGGGCGGTTCGGCGGCTCATCCGAGTCCCGGCGCCATCGTCGGCACCTACAAGGGGCAGGACGTGCAGTGCGATCCGCCGACCAGCCCGTTCGGCCAGGGCGCGATCGTCTACCAGAAGCCCGGGGTCACCGTCCGCAAGTTCACCCGCACCACCGGTACGCCGATGTACGGGGCGAGGGCAACGGTCTACGGCACTCCCCGGGTCCGACCCGGGCCGCTGCTGCGCGGCCCGATCACCTTCCTCGAGACGCTGCGCGAAAAGTTCTCCACCTCCGGCGCCTATGCCGCAATCAACGGCGACTTCTTCGACTGGGGGAAAACCTGGGCCAGCCTCGGCCCTGAGGTACTTCGCGGCGGGCGGGCGATCAAGGGCCTGAGCACACCGCAGAACGTCATGCTCAGAGGCCTGGACGGCCGCGCCGCCACCGGACAGCTCTGGCTGACCACCGGGATCTCGCCGGGTAAGTCCTGGGTGCACGCGCAGTCCTACAACACCGACTTCCTTGCCAGCAACGGCATCACGCTGTTCGACAAGTACTGGGGCGCCGCGTCGCGCAAGTGGTTGGCCCCGACGCAGTCGCCGCTGCGCGAGGCCATCGTGTCGCACGGCAAGGTCGTCTCGGTGTCCAACACCCTGACCTCCAAGGCCGTCCCGCCCGGCGGCTACGCCATCGTCGGGCAGGGCTCAGGGGCCCGCAGCCTCGACGCCGCCGGCCTGCATGTCGGCGGGCCGATCACGGTCGACATCCGGATGCACAGCACGTCGCACACCGGGGTCGACTCGGCCATCGGCGTCGGCCTCGGCCTGATCCACAAGGGCAAATACCTCGGCCCGGCCTGCGTCGCCGACCGCCCGTTGGCCCGCACCCTCGTCGGCGTCTCCAACGGCGGCAAGACCCTCATCATGATCGCCTGCGAGGGCTCCATCGACGGCGGGAAGAAGGGCCGCCAGGGCCTCTCGCTGCGTGGGGCGAGCGCGGTCATGATGTCGATGGGCGCGACCGACGCGGCGATGTTCGACGGTGGCGGCTCCACCGGCATGGAGGTCGCCGGGGCGCGGGGCGTTGCACAACTCACCATCCCGGCCGACGACGCCGACCGGCACATCCCGGAGGGCTTCGCGGTCTGGCCGAGGTGA
- a CDS encoding phosphotransferase, with product MSAGQLRAVLDAWRLEPVGDVTPTALGTMNETFVVTTPVRRLVLRRHRRTDRSLVEREHDVIGYARDHGIPAPAAIPTPAGDRVVDHAGRLYSLFSYAPGRQVARDDLTPEHAQSMGDMLARVHLALADYAFTPSPVPDLPSREDTLHRLADIVEVIERRPDPDVQEQWALQRLRSRERWLRSGADPVPPAPDPEPVQMIHGDYQESNLFFTGSVVAAVIDWDKAEPAHAADEIVRAMYLSLHLAGSRCAAFLAGYRAVRAIGTELLDRAAARYAFGQAHDLWLYETIYLRGDDRPRQFLHPGTFVPFADRWRTARAEFG from the coding sequence GTGAGCGCCGGCCAACTCCGCGCGGTCCTCGACGCGTGGCGCCTGGAACCCGTCGGGGACGTCACTCCGACCGCGCTCGGGACGATGAACGAGACGTTCGTCGTCACGACGCCGGTCCGTCGGCTGGTGCTGCGTCGCCACCGGCGTACCGACCGTTCCCTGGTCGAACGGGAGCATGACGTCATCGGGTACGCCCGTGACCACGGCATTCCGGCGCCTGCCGCGATCCCGACCCCGGCCGGCGACCGCGTCGTCGACCACGCCGGCCGGCTGTACTCCCTGTTCAGCTACGCGCCGGGGCGGCAGGTGGCCCGCGACGACCTCACCCCCGAGCACGCGCAGTCGATGGGAGACATGCTCGCCCGGGTGCACCTCGCGCTCGCGGACTACGCGTTCACGCCGTCGCCGGTGCCCGACCTGCCCAGCCGGGAGGACACCCTCCATCGACTGGCGGACATCGTCGAGGTGATCGAGCGACGCCCCGATCCGGATGTGCAGGAGCAGTGGGCACTGCAACGGCTGCGCAGCAGGGAACGCTGGCTGCGGTCCGGTGCCGACCCCGTACCGCCGGCACCCGATCCGGAACCTGTGCAGATGATTCACGGCGACTACCAGGAATCCAACCTCTTCTTCACCGGCAGCGTGGTCGCCGCGGTCATCGACTGGGACAAGGCCGAACCCGCCCACGCCGCCGACGAGATCGTCCGCGCGATGTACCTCTCGCTGCACCTGGCGGGATCGCGGTGCGCGGCATTCCTCGCCGGCTACCGGGCGGTCCGCGCGATCGGGACCGAGCTGCTCGACCGGGCCGCCGCCCGCTACGCCTTCGGCCAGGCGCACGACCTCTGGCTCTACGAAACGATCTACCTGCGCGGCGACGACCGGCCGCGGCAGTTCCTGCACCCCGGGACGTTCGTCCCCTTCGCCGACCGGTGGCGGACGGCCCGCGCAGAGTTCGGGTAG
- the pcrA gene encoding DNA helicase PcrA, with protein sequence MSSLFDVPDTPSDGDDTPRRPGPRTPDPEALLADLNPQQRQAVTHAGGPLLIVAGAGSGKTRVLTHRIAYLLAARGVSPGQIVAITFTNKAAGEMRERVAGLVGRRARAMWVSTFHSMCVRILRAEAKTVGLTSNFSIYDQADSQRLMTLVVRDLDLDPKRYPPRSLAAQVSNLKNELVDEETWAARAGTGMEKVLGEAYTLYQRRLRQANALDFDDIIMTTVNLLQAFPAVAEHYRRRFRHVLVDEYQDTNHAQYVLIRELVGTAERRTVDGDLVGDGAEDAVPPAELAVVGDADQSIYAFRGATIRNIVEFERDYPDATTVLLEQNYRSTQTILSAANALIARNESRRAKNLWSDAGAGEQVRGYVADNEHDEAAWVAGEIDRLADAKEATSADVAVFYRTNAQSRVFEEVFIRVGLPYRVVGGVRFYERREVRDLLAYLRTIANPADLVSLRRILNTPRRGIGDRAQACVEALASRERISYSDALDRADDAPGIASRSVKAITDFTGLMTELRAVAAGNGPAAVIEAVLDRTRYLAELEASTDPQDEGRVDNLNELVSVAREFEEQRDGGTLEEFLEQVSLVADADSIPDSDSGVVTLMTLHTAKGLEFPVVFLTGMEDGIFPHLRTLADPTELEEERRLAYVGITRAQRRLYLSRAVTRSAWGQPAYNPPSRFLDEIPPDLVAWERDEPRRQPAAQTRVAARGLAAGTLRGGVGNRPVVSLEIGDRVTHDAFGLGTVVSTKGVADRAEATIDFGGDIGAKRLLLRYAPVEKV encoded by the coding sequence ATGAGCAGCCTCTTCGACGTCCCTGATACGCCGTCCGACGGCGACGACACGCCGCGCCGGCCCGGACCCCGCACCCCTGATCCGGAAGCGCTGCTCGCCGACCTCAACCCGCAGCAGCGGCAGGCGGTGACCCACGCCGGCGGGCCGCTGTTGATCGTGGCCGGTGCGGGATCCGGCAAGACCCGGGTGCTCACCCATCGGATCGCCTACCTGCTCGCCGCCCGCGGCGTCTCGCCGGGCCAGATCGTGGCGATCACCTTCACCAACAAGGCGGCCGGCGAGATGCGGGAGCGGGTCGCGGGCCTGGTCGGGCGCCGGGCTCGGGCGATGTGGGTGTCGACGTTCCACTCGATGTGTGTGCGGATCCTTCGGGCGGAAGCCAAGACGGTCGGCCTCACCAGCAACTTCTCGATCTACGACCAGGCCGACTCGCAGCGGCTGATGACCCTCGTCGTGCGCGACCTCGATCTCGATCCGAAGCGCTATCCACCCCGGTCGCTGGCCGCCCAGGTGAGCAACCTCAAGAACGAACTCGTCGACGAGGAGACGTGGGCGGCGCGGGCGGGCACCGGGATGGAGAAGGTGCTCGGAGAGGCCTACACGCTCTACCAGCGTCGGCTCCGGCAGGCCAACGCGCTGGATTTCGACGACATCATCATGACCACGGTCAATCTCCTGCAAGCGTTCCCCGCCGTGGCCGAGCACTACCGGCGCCGGTTCCGGCACGTTCTGGTCGACGAGTACCAGGACACCAACCATGCGCAGTACGTGCTGATCCGCGAGCTCGTCGGCACCGCGGAGCGCCGTACGGTCGACGGCGACCTCGTCGGCGACGGGGCCGAGGACGCCGTGCCGCCGGCTGAGCTCGCCGTAGTCGGTGACGCCGACCAGTCGATCTACGCCTTCCGCGGCGCGACGATCCGCAACATCGTGGAGTTCGAGCGCGATTACCCCGACGCGACGACGGTGCTGCTCGAGCAGAACTACCGGTCGACCCAGACGATCCTGTCCGCAGCCAATGCGTTGATTGCGCGCAACGAGAGTCGCCGGGCCAAGAACCTCTGGTCCGACGCCGGTGCCGGTGAGCAGGTGCGCGGCTATGTCGCCGACAACGAGCACGACGAAGCGGCATGGGTCGCCGGGGAGATCGACCGGCTCGCCGACGCCAAGGAGGCGACGTCGGCGGATGTCGCCGTCTTCTACCGCACCAACGCGCAGTCGCGGGTGTTCGAGGAGGTCTTCATCCGGGTCGGGCTGCCCTACCGCGTGGTCGGCGGCGTGCGGTTCTACGAGCGCCGCGAGGTGCGCGATCTGCTGGCCTATCTGCGTACCATCGCCAACCCCGCCGACCTGGTCAGCCTGCGTCGCATCCTCAACACTCCGCGCCGCGGTATCGGCGACCGGGCGCAGGCGTGCGTCGAGGCGTTGGCGTCGCGGGAGCGGATCTCCTACTCCGACGCCCTCGACCGCGCCGACGACGCACCGGGAATCGCGTCCCGCTCGGTCAAGGCGATCACCGACTTCACCGGCCTGATGACCGAGCTCCGCGCGGTCGCCGCCGGCAACGGACCGGCCGCCGTCATCGAGGCGGTGCTCGACCGCACCCGCTACCTCGCCGAGCTCGAGGCGAGCACAGATCCGCAGGACGAGGGCCGGGTCGACAACCTCAACGAGTTGGTGTCCGTCGCCCGCGAATTCGAGGAGCAGCGCGACGGCGGCACGCTCGAAGAGTTTCTCGAGCAGGTTTCGCTGGTCGCCGACGCCGACTCGATCCCCGACTCCGACTCGGGCGTGGTGACCCTGATGACCCTGCACACCGCCAAGGGCCTGGAGTTCCCGGTCGTCTTCCTCACCGGCATGGAGGACGGGATCTTCCCGCACCTGCGCACGCTCGCCGACCCCACGGAGCTCGAAGAGGAACGGCGGCTCGCCTACGTCGGCATCACCCGCGCCCAGCGCCGGCTCTACCTCTCCCGTGCGGTCACCCGCAGCGCCTGGGGGCAGCCGGCCTACAACCCGCCGTCCCGGTTCCTCGACGAGATCCCGCCCGACCTGGTCGCCTGGGAGCGGGACGAGCCACGCCGGCAGCCGGCCGCGCAGACCCGCGTCGCCGCCCGCGGGCTCGCCGCCGGCACCCTGCGCGGCGGGGTGGGCAACCGGCCCGTCGTATCGCTCGAGATCGGCGACCGGGTCACCCACGACGCGTTCGGCCTGGGCACCGTGGTGTCGACCAAGGGGGTCGCCGACCGGGCCGAGGCGACGATCGACTTCGGCGGCGACATCGGCGCGAAGCGGTTGCTCCTGCGTTACGCCCCGGTCGAGAAGGTCTGA
- a CDS encoding response regulator transcription factor, producing MTPLRVFLVDDHEMFRSGVRAELARAAAGAVDVVGDAGSVSGAVAGIRQARPDVVLLDVHMPDGGGRAVLDQIGDLSGTTKVLALSVSDAAEDVIGVIRAGARGYVTKTISGDDLAAAIRRVADGDAVFSPRLAGFVLDAFTDRNGTPVVDPEFDSLTARERDVLRLLARGYSYKEIAGQLFISVKTVETHVSSVLRKLQLSNRHQLTRWASDRRIV from the coding sequence GTGACCCCGCTCCGGGTGTTCCTGGTGGACGACCACGAGATGTTCCGGTCGGGGGTGCGGGCCGAGCTGGCCCGGGCCGCCGCGGGAGCCGTCGACGTGGTCGGAGACGCCGGCTCGGTGTCGGGTGCCGTCGCCGGGATCCGGCAGGCCCGTCCCGACGTCGTGCTGCTCGACGTCCACATGCCCGACGGCGGCGGGCGCGCCGTACTCGATCAGATCGGCGATCTGTCGGGCACCACCAAGGTGCTCGCGCTGTCGGTGAGCGACGCCGCCGAGGACGTGATCGGCGTCATCCGGGCCGGTGCCCGCGGCTACGTGACCAAGACGATCTCCGGTGACGACCTCGCCGCCGCGATCCGCCGGGTGGCCGACGGTGACGCGGTCTTCTCCCCGCGGCTGGCCGGCTTCGTGCTGGACGCGTTCACCGATCGCAACGGCACCCCGGTCGTCGATCCGGAGTTCGACTCGCTCACCGCACGGGAGCGCGACGTGCTGCGGCTCCTCGCCCGCGGCTACTCCTACAAGGAGATCGCCGGTCAGCTGTTCATCTCGGTGAAGACGGTGGAGACGCATGTCTCGTCGGTGCTGCGCAAGCTGCAGCTGTCCAACCGGCACCAGCTCACCCGATGGGCGTCCGACCGTCGGATCGTGTGA
- a CDS encoding PIG-L deacetylase family protein codes for MTQPDTGQPDEPATRALVVAAHPDDIDFGAAGTVAAWTAAGIEVAYCIATRGDAGGYDDTPRELMGDLREREQRAAAAEVGVHDVTFLDYPDGRLYVTHELRRDITRQIRRVRPHRVIGPSPERDWRLLGRSHPDHLAVGEATVDAVYPDARNPFAHPELLRDEGLAAWTVGELWIAGGPDPDRYVDITDTFDRKIAALRAHASQTAHFEDLPGRLRTWLEAAARAGGLPEGHLAESFRVIDTR; via the coding sequence GTGACCCAACCTGACACCGGCCAGCCGGACGAGCCCGCCACCCGCGCCCTGGTCGTCGCCGCACACCCCGACGACATCGACTTCGGCGCCGCCGGAACGGTCGCCGCCTGGACGGCGGCGGGCATCGAGGTCGCCTACTGCATCGCGACCCGCGGCGACGCCGGCGGTTACGACGACACCCCGCGGGAGCTGATGGGCGACCTACGGGAGCGGGAGCAGCGCGCCGCCGCGGCCGAGGTCGGTGTGCACGACGTGACCTTCCTGGACTATCCCGACGGTCGGCTCTACGTCACCCACGAACTGCGCCGGGACATCACCCGCCAGATCCGCCGCGTGCGCCCGCACCGGGTGATCGGCCCGTCCCCGGAGCGGGACTGGCGGCTCCTCGGGCGCAGCCACCCGGACCACCTCGCGGTCGGCGAGGCGACGGTGGACGCGGTCTACCCCGATGCCCGTAATCCGTTCGCGCACCCCGAACTGCTCCGCGACGAGGGGCTTGCGGCCTGGACGGTCGGCGAGCTGTGGATAGCCGGCGGCCCCGACCCCGACCGCTACGTCGACATCACCGACACCTTCGACCGCAAGATCGCCGCGCTACGCGCCCACGCCAGCCAGACCGCGCACTTCGAGGATCTGCCCGGGCGGCTGCGGACCTGGCTCGAGGCGGCCGCGCGCGCCGGCGGGCTGCCGGAGGGCCACCTCGCCGAGTCGTTCCGGGTGATCGACACACGGTGA